From Humisphaera borealis, the proteins below share one genomic window:
- a CDS encoding carboxypeptidase regulatory-like domain-containing protein, with product MPALLALVLAFSGCKSEPAKVPASKPVVAAGMAIVRGKVTFEGTPPARATLGDQICGVTKQPIKDESVLVSATGAMENVVVYLEDGPNVESKTEPALLDQQYCRYVPHVVAVRTGHTLKVKSSDPTLHNAHSDKGTNKPFNLSFADAGQTRDVTFAVPEVAIRVRCDVHQWMNAYVAVFDHPFFAVTGEDGQFELKGVPAGTYTLVAWHERYGQKKTPVTVGTDGTATAGFVFGK from the coding sequence CCTGCGAAGGTGCCCGCCAGCAAACCGGTCGTGGCGGCCGGCATGGCGATCGTCCGCGGCAAGGTGACGTTTGAAGGCACGCCGCCGGCCCGGGCAACGCTGGGTGACCAGATCTGCGGCGTGACGAAGCAGCCGATCAAGGACGAATCAGTGCTTGTGTCGGCAACTGGCGCGATGGAGAACGTCGTCGTCTATCTGGAAGACGGCCCGAATGTCGAAAGTAAGACGGAGCCGGCCCTGCTCGACCAGCAATACTGCAGGTACGTGCCACACGTCGTGGCGGTGCGAACCGGACACACGCTGAAGGTGAAGTCCAGCGACCCGACGCTGCACAACGCACATTCGGACAAGGGAACGAACAAGCCGTTCAACCTGTCATTCGCCGACGCCGGCCAGACGCGCGACGTGACCTTCGCCGTCCCCGAGGTGGCGATCCGCGTGCGGTGCGATGTGCACCAGTGGATGAATGCGTACGTCGCGGTGTTCGATCACCCGTTTTTCGCCGTCACCGGCGAGGACGGGCAGTTCGAGCTCAAAGGCGTGCCGGCCGGAACCTACACGCTTGTCGCGTGGCACGAGCGGTACGGTCAGAAGAAAACCCCGGTGACTGTCGGTACCGACGGAACGGCGACGGCCGGGTTCGTGTTTGGAAAGTGA